In one window of Methanosarcina vacuolata Z-761 DNA:
- a CDS encoding NAD-dependent epimerase/dehydratase family protein gives MKVLVTGGAGFIGSHIAEYFAEAGHTVRMLDNLATGFLRNIPQYKNIEFIEGNICDFSSVEKAVSGMDYVFHEAALVSVPLSCEKPAEAFQINTLGTLNVLQACVKAEVNKFVTASSAAIYGNNPILPKQENMYPEPSSPYAISKLDGEYLARMFYEDHGLRTTCLRYFNVYGPRQDPKSPYAAVIPIFLERAKLGKDLVIYGDGLQSRDFVHIKDVVRANAAALEHGDGQVFNVAMGKSVTVLELAENIIKLTGSSSRIVHAASRAGDVRDSKADVSKISSWWKGEIELQEGLKSLI, from the coding sequence ATGAAAGTGCTGGTTACTGGAGGAGCAGGTTTCATAGGCTCCCACATAGCTGAATATTTCGCAGAAGCAGGACATACTGTCAGGATGTTGGATAATCTTGCCACAGGTTTTCTCAGAAATATTCCGCAGTATAAAAACATCGAGTTCATTGAGGGAAATATATGTGACTTTTCCTCAGTCGAAAAGGCGGTTTCGGGCATGGATTACGTCTTTCACGAAGCTGCCCTTGTATCCGTACCTTTAAGCTGTGAAAAACCTGCTGAAGCTTTCCAGATTAACACGCTTGGGACCCTTAATGTACTGCAGGCCTGCGTTAAAGCCGAAGTCAATAAATTTGTGACAGCGTCTTCAGCTGCGATCTATGGAAATAACCCTATCCTTCCAAAACAAGAGAACATGTATCCTGAACCGTCTTCCCCTTATGCTATTTCTAAACTTGATGGAGAATATCTGGCGAGGATGTTTTATGAAGACCACGGTCTTCGTACTACTTGCCTGCGTTATTTCAATGTCTACGGTCCTCGCCAGGACCCAAAATCCCCATATGCAGCCGTTATTCCAATTTTCCTTGAGAGAGCGAAACTGGGAAAGGACCTTGTTATTTATGGAGATGGACTTCAGAGCCGAGATTTCGTTCATATTAAAGATGTAGTCAGGGCAAACGCCGCGGCTCTTGAGCATGGGGATGGTCAGGTCTTTAACGTGGCTATGGGAAAAAGCGTGACAGTTCTAGAACTTGCCGAAAATATTATTAAGTTAACTGGCTCTTCTAGCAGGATTGTGCATGCTGCTTCAAGGGCAGGTGATGTTCGGGACTCAAAAGCAGATGTCTCAAAAATCTCAAGCTGGTGGAAAGGAGAAATCGAGTTACAGGAAGGGTTAAAAAGCCTGATTTGA
- a CDS encoding DUF1616 domain-containing protein: protein MTVKKISSDLFIIMGLVLLTDIFVLTPGINETMFRNILGLPLVLFLPGYALIAALFPAKSDLDGIERVALSFGLSIAVVPLIGLGLNYTPWGIRTLPILISLSAFTFIMCGLAYLRRISLPENEAFNISFKAAALSLKGEIMETSDSRLDRALTVFLIISILLSIATLAYVVVSPKEGEHFTEFYLLGPEGKADNYTTNYTLGQSGTVIVGVVNHEYRPVNYTMEIKLENKSLFLPENVKHINLAHNATWEEPVTIMPPVEGKNLKLQFLLFNDTEKSVPYRDLHLWVNVSAPKQLET, encoded by the coding sequence ATGACTGTAAAAAAAATTTCCTCAGATCTGTTTATTATTATGGGGCTCGTGCTCCTAACAGATATCTTTGTGCTCACTCCTGGAATAAATGAAACAATGTTCCGGAACATACTTGGACTGCCTCTTGTGTTATTTCTGCCAGGGTATGCTCTGATTGCAGCTCTTTTTCCTGCAAAATCTGATCTTGACGGAATCGAACGGGTCGCTCTTTCTTTCGGACTGAGTATTGCAGTTGTGCCACTAATAGGCCTTGGCCTTAATTATACTCCATGGGGAATCAGGACTCTACCAATTCTCATAAGTCTGTCCGCTTTTACCTTTATTATGTGTGGCCTTGCATATCTTAGACGGATCAGTCTCCCAGAAAACGAGGCTTTTAATATCTCTTTCAAAGCAGCAGCACTTTCGCTCAAAGGCGAGATCATGGAAACTTCAGACTCAAGGCTGGATAGAGCTCTCACGGTTTTCCTGATAATTTCCATTCTCCTGTCCATAGCAACCCTGGCTTATGTGGTTGTGAGCCCAAAAGAAGGAGAACATTTCACAGAGTTCTATCTTCTTGGACCTGAAGGAAAAGCAGATAATTATACTACAAATTACACGCTCGGGCAAAGTGGAACCGTGATAGTTGGAGTTGTAAACCATGAATACAGGCCTGTAAATTACACAATGGAAATAAAACTTGAAAATAAATCACTGTTCCTTCCGGAAAATGTGAAGCATATCAATCTTGCCCATAACGCTACCTGGGAAGAACCAGTTACTATTATGCCTCCTGTTGAGGGAAAGAATCTGAAGCTTCAGTTCCTGCTCTTTAATGACACTGAGAAAAGTGTGCCTTATAGAGACCTTCATCTATGGGTAAATGTGAGTGCACCAAAACAACTGGAAACTTAA
- a CDS encoding glycosyltransferase family 2 protein: MSDQLLMKSGTGPIINKRNKCTISRVSKNVTVVLSAYNEETSIGSIVLLTRLYADRVILVDDASSDQTAEIAKKAGAEVMINKTSRGKGASLETGFEAAVHLGADVIVTMDSRGRHNPEDIPRLIDPIITGGADVVNGTRYLNKVSKNTPVYRRVGQTILGRFANKKSDKIRDSQVTFRAFTASKKDIIFDARDLATEDEMLINADKSGLRIKEIEIGTHYTFEDPIQAPVKYVRGVLKTVIRDIEANKPLYFYAVPGFALATCGFCMGVKFLEVLVLGIESLHFWYVIIMIFLSVAGVYMTVKGIVLHSLAEVTQTEAT; encoded by the coding sequence ATGAGTGATCAGTTACTTATGAAAAGTGGTACAGGGCCTATAATAAATAAAAGAAATAAATGTACTATAAGCAGAGTCTCTAAAAATGTCACAGTTGTCCTTTCTGCCTATAATGAAGAAACATCTATAGGAAGTATTGTACTTCTCACCAGGCTCTATGCTGATAGGGTGATTTTGGTTGATGACGCCAGTTCAGATCAAACAGCAGAGATAGCAAAAAAAGCCGGGGCTGAAGTGATGATAAACAAGACTAGTAGGGGCAAAGGTGCGTCTCTAGAAACAGGTTTTGAAGCTGCAGTACATCTCGGCGCTGATGTAATTGTGACAATGGACTCAAGAGGTCGCCATAACCCTGAAGACATCCCAAGGCTCATTGACCCGATAATAACAGGAGGTGCAGATGTGGTCAATGGGACTCGGTATTTAAACAAGGTGAGCAAGAACACTCCTGTTTACCGTCGTGTTGGGCAAACAATTCTGGGTAGATTCGCCAATAAAAAATCTGACAAAATTAGAGATTCTCAGGTCACTTTTCGCGCCTTTACAGCCTCTAAAAAAGATATTATCTTCGATGCCCGGGACCTGGCAACAGAAGACGAGATGCTTATAAATGCAGACAAATCTGGCCTTCGCATAAAAGAAATCGAGATAGGTACCCATTATACCTTTGAAGACCCAATACAAGCTCCAGTTAAGTATGTTCGTGGAGTACTAAAGACTGTAATCAGGGATATAGAGGCCAATAAGCCACTATACTTCTATGCAGTGCCAGGTTTTGCCCTTGCAACATGCGGTTTTTGTATGGGTGTGAAGTTTCTTGAAGTCTTAGTCCTTGGAATAGAAAGCCTTCATTTCTGGTATGTAATTATAATGATTTTTCTATCTGTTGCCGGAGTATATATGACAGTGAAAGGAATTGTACTGCATTCCCTGGCAGAGGTGACCCAAACTGAGGCTA